In a single window of the Candidatus Dependentiae bacterium genome:
- a CDS encoding polysaccharide biosynthesis protein: MNKKSLYIFNFLATLSMCCYASEPSNAELFEGKNILILGGTGYLGRAIAEEVLKYNPKSITIFSRCEVKHFNLSKTLDTSKLKSTLGDIRDYDAVNSAARGMDVVFHAAALKRMDLLESNVQEAIKTDIVASINVFNACVNNDVKKVIFISTDKACLPINAYGGCKFVSEKIFTNYDPTNIQTKFVVARFGNILQSTGSVIPIFTDKIKNGEDITLTDKDMTRFIVDKSEAVELIFNALRYGAGGEIFVKRLAALRVVDLIDVLKENFNATNVVRTIGLRPGEKMHETLINSSEMSRAIEYNNLFIVKPSIPGVFTYTEQTMPLYMKLGKRVNQALMQEYSSDQAVISKQELTDLFKRLNLL, from the coding sequence ATGAACAAGAAATCACTCTATATATTCAATTTTTTAGCCACACTCAGCATGTGTTGCTATGCCAGTGAGCCAAGCAATGCGGAGCTCTTTGAAGGCAAAAACATTTTGATACTTGGCGGCACGGGATATTTGGGTCGAGCAATTGCTGAAGAAGTTCTCAAATATAACCCAAAAAGCATTACCATATTTAGCCGATGCGAAGTAAAGCACTTTAACCTTTCAAAAACTCTTGATACATCAAAACTAAAAAGTACGCTTGGCGATATCAGAGACTACGACGCAGTCAACAGCGCAGCACGAGGCATGGATGTTGTCTTTCATGCAGCAGCACTCAAAAGAATGGACCTCCTAGAAAGTAATGTTCAAGAAGCTATAAAAACAGATATTGTAGCGTCAATCAATGTATTTAATGCCTGCGTAAACAATGATGTAAAAAAAGTAATTTTTATTTCTACCGACAAAGCATGCTTACCCATCAATGCCTACGGTGGTTGCAAATTTGTGAGCGAAAAAATATTTACCAACTACGACCCAACAAACATTCAAACAAAATTTGTTGTTGCTCGATTTGGCAATATCCTGCAAAGTACCGGGTCCGTCATTCCAATTTTTACTGACAAAATTAAAAATGGTGAAGATATTACCCTCACTGATAAAGATATGACACGGTTCATTGTTGATAAATCTGAAGCCGTTGAACTCATTTTTAATGCCCTACGCTACGGTGCAGGTGGCGAAATATTTGTAAAACGCCTTGCCGCTTTACGCGTCGTAGACCTTATTGATGTTTTAAAAGAAAATTTTAACGCCACTAACGTTGTCAGAACAATAGGCCTCAGACCCGGCGAAAAAATGCACGAAACGCTCATTAACTCATCGGAAATGTCTCGAGCGATTGAATACAACAACTTATTTATAGTAAAGCCTTCGATTCCAGGTGTTTTCACCTACACCGAGCAAACGATGCCGTTGTACATGAAGCTGGGCAAACGAGTTAATCAAGCGCTTATGCAAGAATATAGCTCTGACCAAGCGGTGATCTCCAAGCAAGAGCTTACCGATCTTTTTAAACGCTTGAATTTATTATAG
- a CDS encoding FkbM family methyltransferase — MKYINSTLFIILSIISYSTIDSSSATLDNGLNPSKNTLYLMNPKDINWSLKPDFLQKLINCFNVDVFIESGTYAGGTTSNALPYFKEIHTIELAPALYANAVKKFENTPNAHVYEGDSSDVLQKILPTIQGKILFWLDGHFSEGVTAKGKTNTPILDELKAIKNSNIKNAIILIDDIRCFKPFGYTPHKDSLKDYPSIKDLYKAVLDINNDYNFVIFGDIAIAHSKQESVISSPIIQACTISRLYENDTDSLQQVLEAEAIIAHACGEEEKALHDLFYAQLAFDSYNLITHYRLWHSLLLKDSQHAEQELMKIFELFPHDKRIQCHIQKQKNNNHPAQLHSLNIFQNTPDFDTVGYDNCTMESNGELPIIESMIKNGDIVFDVGANKGEWSQHVLASKSNIRLYAFEPIPTIFNQLQKNIAHDFVATHNFAISNKNGEEIFFYYNKNSLSSELSSFYERPVVNRIFNARPIPIRVKTKTLDSFCQEQSIEQIDFLKIDTEGSELNVLKGSSLMLKKGAIKTIQFEYGGAYLEAKATLKEMFDQLIACHYIIFRIIPNGLIATAEWSIALENYRYSNYLAVYQKNN, encoded by the coding sequence CCAGATTTTTTACAAAAACTAATCAACTGCTTCAATGTCGATGTTTTTATTGAAAGTGGCACATATGCAGGAGGCACAACCTCTAATGCATTACCTTATTTCAAAGAAATACATACCATTGAACTTGCGCCAGCATTATATGCCAACGCTGTTAAAAAATTTGAAAATACTCCCAATGCACATGTCTATGAAGGAGATTCTTCAGATGTATTACAGAAAATTCTTCCTACTATTCAAGGAAAAATACTATTTTGGCTTGACGGACATTTTAGTGAAGGAGTTACTGCCAAAGGTAAAACAAATACCCCAATCCTTGATGAACTCAAGGCGATTAAAAATAGTAACATAAAAAATGCTATTATTTTAATAGATGACATACGATGCTTTAAGCCCTTTGGATATACACCTCATAAAGACTCATTAAAAGATTATCCCTCAATCAAAGATCTTTATAAAGCAGTTTTGGATATTAATAATGATTATAACTTTGTAATATTTGGAGATATAGCTATTGCCCATTCTAAACAAGAATCGGTTATTAGTTCCCCGATAATTCAAGCATGCACCATAAGTCGCCTTTATGAAAACGATACCGATTCATTGCAACAAGTTCTTGAAGCTGAAGCTATTATTGCTCACGCATGCGGAGAAGAAGAAAAAGCATTACACGATCTATTTTATGCACAATTAGCTTTTGACTCATATAACTTAATAACTCACTATCGACTTTGGCACAGTTTACTATTAAAAGATTCTCAACACGCCGAACAAGAATTAATGAAAATTTTTGAACTTTTTCCACATGATAAACGCATACAGTGCCATATACAAAAACAAAAAAATAATAACCACCCAGCACAATTACATAGCCTTAATATATTTCAAAATACACCCGATTTTGATACCGTTGGCTATGATAACTGCACCATGGAATCAAATGGAGAACTCCCTATTATTGAATCAATGATAAAAAATGGCGATATAGTATTTGATGTGGGTGCCAACAAAGGTGAATGGAGCCAGCATGTACTTGCCTCAAAATCTAATATACGACTCTATGCATTTGAGCCAATTCCTACAATCTTCAATCAGCTTCAAAAAAATATCGCTCATGATTTTGTTGCTACGCATAATTTCGCCATCTCAAACAAAAATGGCGAAGAAATTTTTTTTTATTATAACAAAAACTCTCTTTCATCAGAATTAAGTTCTTTTTATGAACGACCAGTCGTTAATAGAATATTTAATGCCCGGCCAATTCCTATAAGAGTCAAAACTAAAACATTAGACTCCTTTTGCCAAGAACAAAGCATTGAACAGATTGATTTTTTAAAAATAGACACTGAGGGCTCAGAGCTTAATGTTCTAAAAGGATCTTCTTTAATGCTAAAAAAAGGAGCTATAAAAACCATACAATTTGAGTATGGTGGAGCTTATCTCGAAGCCAAAGCCACCTTAAAAGAGATGTTCGATCAATTAATCGCCTGCCATTATATAATTTTTAGAATTATTCCCAACGGACTAATAGCAACTGCTGAATGGTCTATAGCCTTAGAAAATTATCGTTATTCTAATTATTTAGCTGTTTATCAAAAAAACAATTAA